Proteins encoded in a region of the Magallana gigas chromosome 8, xbMagGiga1.1, whole genome shotgun sequence genome:
- the LOC105333739 gene encoding uncharacterized protein encodes MHFVLVIVVTLVISMDTLSNSQQTTDSGYDVVIERRKRELLGTPDVDLTSLDETPGISEGKENSSQYTADLGSYKANEQNQPREDRFESKRGRKRPKSFYRKNKKKGSRKPKPPTKPRGDQSNSQEENNMKNMHHGSKNYHGSSEPPVSGSEEENLPETTSFVEGRFTYGSSDSPFGMYNPRYNCFERFPRNYFLGVSSICQEERMRRKIRYALQKDQAVSESMKAHYYRCAKAYVNYAGLDETCPTKINIATTVFLGRQKCYVVEPYQQCLTYSACMNPRGGCAERRGAPFFSSCFYDGFRDAFVWVYCPRCGFRLVKVSLPQCCSCRKWTLCRGGGHRNH; translated from the exons ATGCACTTTGTCCTAGTCATCGTGGTCACGCTCGTGATCTCCATGGATACACTGAGTAACTCTCAGCAGACGACAGACTCGGGCTACGATGTCGTCATAGAGCGTCGTAAAAGGGAACTGCTGGGAACCCCCGACGTTGACCTCACTTCCCTCGATGAAACTCCGGGGATATCCGAAGGAAAGGAAAACTCATCACAGTATACGGCTGATTTAGGCTCATACAAAGCGAACGAACAAAATCAACCACGAGAGGACAGATTTGAGTCAAAACGAGGCCGCAAACGACCAAAGTCATTTTATCGCAAAAATAAGAAGAAAGGTTCAAGAAAACCCAAACCTCCGACTAAACCGAGAGGGGACCAAAGCAATAGCCAGGAAGAAAACAACATGAAGAACATGCATCATGGGTCAAAGAACTATCACGGAAGCTCGGAACCGCCTGTATCaggcagtgaagaggaaaattTGCCTGAGACCACTAGTTTTGTGGAGGGTAGATTTACTTACGGAAGTTCCGATTCGCCATTTGGGATGTACAACCCGAGATACAATTGCTTTGAAAGATTTCCAAGGAACTATTTCTTAGGAGTTTCTTCTATCTGCCAAGAAGAAAGAATGAG ACGTAAAATTAGATACGCGCTTCAAAAAGATCAGGCAGTTTCCGAGTCCATGAAGGCACACTATTACAGATGTGCTAAAGC CTATGTGAACTACGCTGGTCTGGATGAGACGTGTCCGACAAAAATAAACATCGCGACCACAGTGTTCCTGGGCAGGCAGAAGTGCTACGTTGTGGAGCCCTACCAACAGTGCCTCACCTATTCTGCCTGTATGAATCCTAG GGGAGGATGCGCTGAGCGCCGTGGCGCCCCCTTTTTCAGTTCCTGTTTTTACGACGGATTCCGTGACGCCTTTGTGTGGGTGTATTGCCCCCGCTGTGGCTTCCGCCTGGTCAAGGTCTCGCTGCCCCAGTGTTGTTCCTGCAGGAAGTGGACTCTGTGCCGGGGAGGCGGTCACCGTAATCACTGA